Sequence from the Desulfatiglans sp. genome:
CATACATCTCTGTAGCAATCCTTTCGATCCTGTCTTTGATCGGCATATCAAGCTCATAGAGGAACTTGAATTCTGTCTTTTCGTTACAGGCATCGATAACCGCATCTGCAAATTCAAGCGCGCCATCGCCGCCCTTGAGCCAGTGTTCTGACACTGCAACCCTGGCGCCAGCAGCCTCTGCCAGTTCACGAACCTTTTTAATCTCGTCTTTGGTGTCTGTGTAGAATGAATTGATACAAACAACCGGGCTGATGCCGGCCTTCCTTACGTTGTTAACATGGTGCAGGAGGTTTCCACAACCCTTTTCAACCCAGCCGACGTTCTCAGTTGTATACTCTGTTGGCATCGGTTTTCCGGGGACCGGAACAGGAGCGCCACCGTGACACTTGAGCGCCCTGATGGTGGTAACAACAACCGCTGCATCCGGTTTCATACCGCTGTAACGGCATTTAAGATTACAGAACTTTTCAAA
This genomic interval carries:
- a CDS encoding formate--tetrahydrofolate ligase, which translates into the protein FEKFCNLKCRYSGMKPDAAVVVTTIRALKCHGGAPVPVPGKPMPTEYTTENVGWVEKGCGNLLHHVNNVRKAGISPVVCINSFYTDTKDEIKKVRELAEAAGARVAVSEHWLKGGDGALEFADAVIDACNEKTEFKFLYELDMPIKDRIERIATEMYGADGVDYTNDANNQLKKIEADPELSKLGLCMVKTHLSLSDNPNIKGVPKGWRLTIRDVLTYGGAGFIVPVSGTITLMPGTSSNPAFKRVDVDTATGKVQGVF